In Lycium ferocissimum isolate CSIRO_LF1 chromosome 3, AGI_CSIRO_Lferr_CH_V1, whole genome shotgun sequence, the genomic window ACAATTATGATTACCCAAAACTAATAATTACAAATAATCATATAAGCAAGAACGCAGAGAAAGTACAATCTCGTTAGAAAATAAAGTTGAATGCCTCTCTGGGAGAACTAACCATAGTTAAGTGACCATGTGAGATATTATCTCCTTCAATATACTGTCAGTACCATTTTACTTCCTTCCTCCACGGTTAATGAATTCTTCCTTAtcacaaaaatgtttttttttttaattacaaaaaagttaaaataaaataataaaaattatggGTTGTTACGTGTAAAAGACTAATTTAATTTGCTCATTATGGCCTGTCAACGTTTCCGTACATCTTAAGAAATTCGTTGATTAGAAGATCATTTAAATGCAATTTGTTAAACAAAGATAAGATTAAATAAACTTAAATGTAGTAAAGTTTTGCATTAAATAGAAGCACATCACAATCATAAGATGCGTAGCTGGTGCCATTcaatgaacatgagtatgagtTTGCATGTTTAAGTCAACACAATTGTTTAGTGAGCACTGAGTACTGACTTATTCAGAAATCAGCTTTAAGGCCATATGCCAAACGTAAATTCAAGTTTATCACAAAGAAGTCAAGAAGTCACTTGTTGCATATGGTCAACGTAGAGCCTTTCTTTAATTACAGGAAAATGatcaataaattaaataatgagaactccctccgtctcaaattatttgttgttcctactaaaaatagttatctcaaattaCTTGTCGTTCTTGACGTTCAAgccaattaattattttttcaattttacccttagtagaaGTTTGTTATTAATCGAGATAATACATAGATAAAGTACACATCTAATGGAGAGatattataacttagacataaataaggataaagttagtcaaatatCCATCCTACTTAATATTCTTAAGGgcgtgtaaaacaaaaaaaatcgataaataatttgagacgggggagtacataaattaatttttcttccGCCCGAGAAAATGCTAAGGGTTTGTAATTGAGGTATCCGAAAAGGGAAAAGATCGGGAAGGATATATTGCAAATATTGATTTGGCTATCAGTATTTGCAAATAAtagttttaatatttaaaatactgATGAAATATTAAAAAGATACTTTTAAATGTAAGTGCAAAATGAGATTCATGTCTAAATACAAGTACAATATTTtccaaacatttcttttcaattgCAATTATTCAACTTCGACTAAATATTGTCTAAACGCCTAACTTCAGCATTCAAGTCCCCTCTTCTTTAATTTCTATCTCCCAAACTTTCgtaaatacatatatagattCACACTTAAATTCTAGTTAAGCATGTTAATGTACCTTCATGCCAAGGAGAAGATGTAGGCTTGGATATACGAGTTCAACAGAAAAAGTAGCTGAGTATGTACAAAATTAAAGTCTAAAAACAAGGATTTGACTAGTGTCATTAGATGAGTGCTTTTAAGTGTTGATGGAGGGCAATGTTGTTTTCCCCATCAAATAAGGTAGCACAAGTGACTCGTGAAGAACTTTAGTCTACAGTGCTTTTAATTTGCATTTTCACCTACATTACCTGATCTGatccaagaaaaagaaacaaaagggaAGAGGCTTGTGCTACAATTATGAGCTGCATGCCTAGAAACGACTCCTACTGACTCTGACAGAAacatatttttcacaaaaaatatataataaaaatccaAACAAAACTCTGAGGTTGACTTTTTTCATGTTAGTTGAAAagtgaaaagaagaaaatgaaagcaACATCTGACGTGGATTAATATATTAGTTGGATAAGAATATGACAAATGTCAGAAATTTGTAATCttatatgtttggattgttCTGGTGTCTGTGCTTCTTATCATGATTAGAAGACGAAAAACATAGGAATTAAACAAATCTTgcaaaaaaacacaaaaaaaattgatatatgAATATCACAAGATCTTCTAAATTCTTCAAATGATAATACCAACATTTTTTACTTGTAACATAATGATAATACTAGTAGGTTACTACAATAATTAGTGAATATTGAATCATGTTAACAATATATCTTCATCTACTTAGAATGCCATGGTATAAACCTCACTTGCTCTGGCAGAGTCTGCTCTGCATCTTTAATGGTTATTAAGCCCGGATTTTGGCTGCTCATTGAAAGAAGTGCAACAGCATTTCCATATCCCACATTTCTCTGAAAGTGAACAAGTCCTACTGGAAAAACAAACACATCCCCCATATGTATGACTCTCGAAATTAACCGATTTTCAGGGTTGGAAGTGACAAATCCAACGTGTAACGAGCCTTGAAGGAGTACGAGCATCTCGGAGGCTCTAGGGTGAATGTGTGGAGGGTTAACTCCATTAGGTGCGTAGTCGATGCGAGCCATTGAAATGTCAAGAGTGTTGAGTCCTGGTACTTGAGCTGCATTAACAAGAGTCACCTTGATACCAGATTGAGTGGTTTTGTTGCTAGGTACATTCAAACCACCATAGTAAAAATCATTGGCTTCTACTAGCATAGGATTCTTGCACATTACACCATTTAGCCAAGCTGACAGTTAAGCAGGGAAACAAATAGTTAGAGACGAGTCTAGAACGGGTTTTATTTGTTCAATGAACACATTGTTTTTAGCCCGAATTATATAAAAAAGACTTAATATGTGTACATATAGTTATATCGGTCACTCATTCTGAAAGCACCGATTTAAACAGtacctttatatatgttagatGCAAAGGTTTTAGAGTAAGAACACatgcatttctttcttaaaaagtTCAACTTTGCATATATGGATGAATATATCTCTTTATTCATGTATAGTACTAATCAAATAGATTTATATAGTTAAGTAGCGTAGCAGATTGCAATTTAGTTAAGAGGACTTATAGTAACTTGTAATTGTCTGTAAATTGTAATTTAGCAGAAAATGCAGTGAATAGCCTGCTATAATTAGTTAAAATACACCGTTAAAACTAGAGGTGAAAACTAAATTTCAAACCTATATTTAATGGCTCAGTTTTAATGGGTTTGAGCAATATATTTTgatgatgaaatgatttaaatttcaatcaattcatcataaatCAACCCAAATTGACCCATGATGAGGCCCAATCTTGACCCATGAAAGTGCTTAATCTTAACTTCTAGAGTTCCATTCTACATTATGATTTTTGCatataaataattgtttaatttgttttttttttttaatcatagaTTGCTATAATATTGGTTATATTATTACCGGTGAAATGTTATTATTACTTATTTTGTAAAGAAAAACTAGTAAAAGAAACTGGTACAAACTTAAAAGACTAGTAAGGAAAGTAATATTACGTTGATGCAACTTATAATATAAGAACCATCTAAAAATGACATGAAATACGAAAACAGATCATATAGTAAAAAATATGTTCCCAGCTTTTTAATTGCACTTGGAGTACATCATATGACACACTTCTATAGATGAATATATCTAAAACAGGAATTTTCTAGGAACTCACATGGGAGAGTCCATAAAATATGATTTCTCTCTGTATctattttttcccctttcttaCCTAATAAATGTAGATATAATTAGTCACTGTCAGTGATGTTGTTCAAGATTCTGTAAATATAAGAACCATATAATTCTTATAGGAAGCATACAAATATGGTTAATAACAAGTGCTACCTCTTACCTAATAAATGTGAATATAATTCTACTAAGGAATTGTAAGATTTAAATGgtcatttctttattttataaggtttgTTTGAAAATTGTGAAAATGATAAGGATTAAGTTAGGCGTCGGTTGGGTACATATGTTGATTCAGCATATTGCTTGTAGTATCAACACCAAAGTCTCGAAATTGCTTGCCATGATAAGGTGAAAATCAAACTCATCAAGATTATGCATTTGGTCATTTCTGTAAAATGCTGCAAAGAAAACATTTtatttagaatcaaataaaggtTAAAACCTTCAAAATGAAGAGCTACATATGTTGAAACTTCAAGTAATTTGAATTGGCTCCCTTTACCATTGCTTAGGTGACAAGCCTCTGCAACACAAAAATAGTCTTAAGAAAGGTAAGCAAATCAAATGCCAAGCCAGAACATGATAAGGTGAAAATCAAGCTCATCATGATTATGCATTTGGTCATTTCTGTAAAAATGCTGCAAAGAAAACAAGTTTGCAAGAATAATTAATTAAGAGGGAGGAGGttagaatcaaataaaggtTTTTGAttgatgtgatgtgatgtggtgAATTAATCAGAGGCTATTCTTTAAATAGAGTAGCTGTGAAatcatgcttcttgaatttacTTGATTAGTTAGATAAAAAGATTCGCAAGTAATTTATGAATTGGCTCCCTTTAGTACACATAATTTCTTGATTAGCTTAGGTGACAAGCCTCCTTTGGCTGCACCAGTGGCCAACTAACAACTAATTATAGATTAATAAGAAAGAGTAAGCAAAATGctgaaaaataaatatagatTCAAAGAAAATGTGTCTTACAATATAGTACTGTTGCTAGagaaaaagtataaaattatatatataattatatatatatatatatttttttttttttttttacgcttCTACAAGTGTAAAAATTACAGTTAATCATTAGCTTCTACAAGTGTAGAGTGTCTTGCAAGCCATGCTATTTACCTTCACTGCAATTATAAAAGTAGATTTAGTAAAGTGATCAAAACAATCCATATatcgattaaaaaaaaatgttttattcAATTTAGcgtaaaaaaaataagacacaaCAAACTGTGAGTACTATAACAGATACTATAGtataaaagaatttttacaCTGTATCAAGAATATAATTATAAATGACACTTCCATAAAATGTGAGAATAGTAACCTGAAAGCATATTGCCTGCTATAATAAGTTAGAATATACCGATAATATGAAATGAATTTATGCTATCAATGTATAAAAGCGAAATTCTACCTTCAGTTTTAACATATGGACAAAAATACTCATAGGATTAAGGATTGATGCATGGTAGCGAATTTATTTGTAAATGTGTTGAATTATGTATGCTCACACACATGA contains:
- the LOC132050809 gene encoding putative germin-like protein 2-3 codes for the protein MCKNPMLVEANDFYYGGLNVPSNKTTQSGIKVTLVNAAQVPGLNTLDISMARIDYAPNGVNPPHIHPRASEMLVLLQGSLHVGFVTSNPENRLISRVIHMGDVFVFPVGLVHFQRNVGYGNAVALLSMSSQNPGLITIKDAEQTLPEQVRFIPWHSK